The DNA segment aatgtgaCGTGCAACAGGGAGCGGTATACAAAATCCTCTTTAGCAGGTTAATGTACTTCAGCTTTCCGTCGCTAAAATCCGAGATAAAAAAGTTAGAGCGGTCGAAGCAGGCTTATCTTATTGATCCGACACCCATCGCGCGATTTGGCAAAAACGGTCGCGAAAATTGCGAATATTCCATTTCGTCATTGATTCGACACGTGGATTCCGGGAGCACTTCGCGTGCATTATTAAGCCGCCATTCCGCGAAACTTCTCGAGGGTTGATTACTGCGTCATTATTATCCCCCGAGACCGAGGCAACTCGGCCGTTCACGTTGGGTATCGCATAGTAATACGCGATTAAGGGAGAATCGATCCTGAATTTTATCATGCTAGTAGTAACGCGCTCGGAGATACTCCATAGCCAATGCGCCATAAAATTTCCTCCCCCGGGGGTGACATTTTTTGGCCCCCCTGCCTCCCCCGTTCTCGTCCACCCTTACGTGATTTTCCTGACGTGTTGTACAGTTTCCTATTTCCTTCCCGACTTTACCGGAGTGCTAGGGGTCGGTGACCCCTCCGTATTTGGATTCACGTTGTTAGATCGCAATCCACGCCCTCATAATTCCGTATAATTCCTTTATTCGCGGCGACTTCTCGAGATCGTTAGGCGAACCCTTCCTTCCTGCGAAGCCTCGTAGTCCGGCGCTTCTTCTTCCTCGACTTAAGTCGGCGAACGCGGATGCATTTTGCATAAAATGCATATTCATCACACGCGAAAAGAAGCTCCTCTTGCGATCACCGCGTCAGACTATTCATTGTGTTCGGGTATCGGGATATAAGGGAAGAAAagggaaaatatttaaaaaatacagataaaaagaGAATACGAAAGATACTTTGGAAAGTTTCAAAGTTTGGATTTTTTTCTTGAGAACTTGGGGAAGGAACGATCGTTCGTCATTTTCAAGGCTAAATATCTCAGACACGAGATCGTTGTTACGGGAGGAGCGAGGAAATAGTTTGGCAAATGGTCGGAGATACCTGCTACGGGTCTTTATAAATTCCAGTGCTTTCGCGTGCCACGCTCGCTAGAAAATACATATTCATCCCGCCGGCCCGCGCTCCGTGGAGGGTGCATCCGTAATGGAGACGAAAGGGACAAGAGGGATCCGCGGGATCTGCGTACATTTCGCCGGACGTCCACGTGAATGGCGAGCAATATCGATCAGTCAAGGCAAAGAGGTTATCCGGGCGCACGGGCAGCTGTTTCCGAAAGACCCCAATTCAATTTCTACTTCCACAGCGCGCGCGATGTGTGTTACATTTTATAGGTCGTCGGACATCTCCGGTGTATACGTAACAAGGTACATTACACGTTCGACATCTGTATCGCAGGTACAGGCGCTCGTTCCTACCGTTTCATATTTCAACCGGAAGGTGCGGGAGAAATGACATATTTACAGAGGCTGCCGCGCTAACTTCGGCgttgaaaatatttgttttctcgACACCCCCTGCAAATGGAAGGGCCGCGTGAAATCCCCGTAGATTGACCGGACATCGacgaatagaaaaaaaatggggCTGAAAAAAAGAGCACCTCTCACCCCGGCAGAGAGGGCACGGGGCGGGAGGGGTGTTAACGCCGCTAAAGTCGGGGTGAATGACCGACACCGGGGCCGCGGAGGCCGAGGGAGAATATCGTGATCGCGCGCGATGCGCGCCGGGGAGTGAAACTTCTACTTGCAACGTTCTCTAGCAGTAACGAGAAAGATGGAAAGGAACAATATTTATCTTGCTCCGCTCCGGAGACGATATTTTTTCGCGCCGTAATTTTAACGACGGCCAACGGATAGATAATTTGGCGGGAGATTTATTAAAGTCGcggtaaatttaatattcgttACAAAAAGAGCTTTCGCTCTCGGGCAATTCCATCGTGCGCCCGGAGATTATTATAATCGAAAGCGCAACTATATTCAGCCGTGCTAATTCTCACTGCATCATTTTCTCGGTGTTCTCACTCCGCGGGGGTGACAAAATGATGGAGAATATCGATCGATCGGCGATCGAATGCCGCTGCGAAATGTCTCGAAAAGAACTACTAAGCTTGTCAGAGAATGCGAAACTCGCTGGAAAATATTACCCTCGactatttaaaatgtttaaataagcGTAACCGAGCGTGCGAGATGGTTAACGTGACCGGCTACGCTTCTTAGCTTATCGAATCGTGCCGTGACTTTACTTAAAGAAGGTCTGCAGGTTCCTTAATTGGGTGTGGAGGTCGGAAGTCGTAACGCAATCCCTTTGCTTGTCACGAGGAAGAATATCGAGCGGCACGTGCGTTTTTCCTCGTGCGTTTAAGCGAAGTCGAGAAAAGCGATCGCGTGTCACGCGTGTACCGAATAAACTCGCTTGGTCATCAGTCAAGGTGGAATTAAATATTCTCTCAGTAAGATTACGGAGGGGGGAGAGACGTAAAGACCGATAGCGTGACGTTGTTAGATCCGTCCTCGGTCACGCCGTGTATTAACCCtctaattgaaaatttacttgTTTGATAAACAATTGCTCGCTCGTTCCGACCTTATCGATCCGACGTTATTTGTgaaagtaaagagagagagagagagagagagagagatgcccAGGTATCTTTGTGTAGCGAAAGATCGCAATTCACATCCCGCGAGCACTCTATAAACCGTACCAAGTGAGGTAATCCAACGAGAATCAAAGGTTGTCTGCGGAAATTACAACTCACACGAATACGACCGTGTCCCCGAGCAAAGATTTGATCAAAGTGTGTGTGCGGAAAAGAGGATCGACTACGAGACGCACGATGCACGACTTCCTCTCTTTGAGCCAAATTGCTCGGGACTCGAAATTGTCGTTAACGAGACTGCGAGTTGGGTTTTCGCGAAACCCAGATGATCGGGCTCGCGTTATCGTCATGATGGCAAGCAAATTGCAGCAACGAGGTAATTAACGGAGTCGGTGCGCGTAAAGCGGTGCCTCGCTTCTAAATAATCGTAACTGAAAACAGATTAACAGAAATAAGCTCGAACGAAGCTCTTTCTCTTCCAGTACCAGAGATAAACGATTTCTCCTTTCGCAGGGAATGATTTAATCAAACTGTCTCGTCTTCTTGCCTTTAGCTTCCAAGTCAATGACACTGTTCGTTCTAATTACGAAGATATATCGGATAATAGGTGTACTTGTTCGTTGGAAGTAATCGCGGCGCAAAAGAAAATTGACGCACTTGGCCTCGGAACACCATTCACTCCGATTCCCGAGATCTCCGGCCGGAGGAGTCTAGGCGACCGGTATTTATCGCACGAATTAACGCACGGTGCATTTTGCCGCGCATGCACGACTCACTTGCGCCGCAAAGTGGATTATTTATGGCGCCGTATCCTTTCAAGAGAAGAGCTTGTCGCTAAGCGACAGGCTGTCGTGCGATTCGCTTCTTTCATCCCCCTTGTTTTCCCCCTTGTGTTCCCAATAACAGATATGTACCTTGTAATCGCGTCTCTAATCGTCAGTGATTTCTATTAGCGTTAGAAAAGAAActtcagaaaaatataaaaatttctgtaaaatttctCGATTATACCGGATGAcgattattgtaaaatttaatgcgCCTCCATTCGAAATTCGCAAGTAGATTGTAGAAGGACACCAATTACTCGCGCTTCGCAACGTTCGTCATCCTCGTCGACGTCAAGCTGAATTATTAATCGTCTGTGTAATAATTGAGAATTCTTTCAGCGCGACAGAGCGAGTTCGTTCCGTACTGTAATAAACTCTTAATGGAGTTTCTGTTGTCGCGTTGCTTTAGCTACACATGTAATACTCGGTCCTTcgctaaaaatttattacatataaaagaaCGTTATATGTTCGAGCTCCGTCGGGAGATTTGGAGAATAATCGATTATAAAGATTTCTACGATAAAGTCCCGGCGAACCGTTCCGTCTATGCTGCCGCTGACGAGTTTATTCGCGGTTGGTCGGATTCCACCCTTCTCTTCGTGTTCCCAGAGGAACGCTTGCGCCAATATCCAGTATCAGAGAAGAACGTTCGCGCTTTTCCGCGggcgaaaaagagagagaaggagaaagggaAACTCGGAGAGAAAggggaaaagaaaaatattgcgGCTTTCTCTTTCGATttcgtttgaaaaaaaaaaaaagagcggaTTAGCATAATTACACATCCCCTCCTTTTGTATCGGTGTGAATCGTGCATGCGCGTGGcgcaataaataaaactttcgaTCTTCCTGATCGCGCGAAGGTCCTTCGCGTTAATATCCTTAACGACATAAGCGATATAACAACTTCCAATGtggattataaaaatattcaatcttTGTCGTACGAACTAGTTAACCTATTGATATGTAAACTATCgatatgtaaaattgatatgTAAAGTCACGGACCAATGTGATCCGCATGCCGCGTGAATCTACGAGGCGATCGCGTCCGTCTCGCAGATCCGCGCCTCTATTTTATTTTGGCCGGCGTTATTGTAActttgtgtttgtgtgtgtgtgtgtgtgtgtgtgtatttgtgtgCGCATGTTTTGTGTATGCTTACACGTTTGATAATGCAATAACAAGACGCTAGTCTCGCATGCATCCGCTAATAACGGCGCCGATTATACTTTCATCGTGAAATATCAGCGGATTGCACCTCTTTATCGAGAATAAAGaaatagataattaataataaattacttatcCTCGTGCGTCCCCGAAGAATATCGCTGATCCTCGAAGCGTCTCCGTTCTTCGACGTCATGATTAATTTCGTTCGGTAGCGATATCTCTTCCTCGCCGAGGACGACAGAGTATTTGATTTCAACTTGAACGATCACGCCCGCCGCTGGATGCACGCACGACTCGCGTCACGTAACGAACGAGTCGGGACTTTCCACGATGGTTATTCCTCTGGCCAGCCGAGATCCTCTCCGACGAGTTCGTAGAAACGTTGATTGTGCTCGTTGAAGAACTTCCTCAGCTTCGTCACAACCACCGGACTGACACGCGGATGACGTCGCCCCTTACTCTCCTTCAAACACTTCTCCGAAGTATCGTTCCTCAGGCAGTAGAAGCCCTTGGTGTGGTTAAAGTAGAAGTTGTGTCGCCCGATACGCGGTTCGAGCCCGAGGAAATTCTCAATTCGGCGCAGCTGAGGCACCGGATCTTCGATCAATTGATCGCCGTTCACTATGAGAATCTGCTCTCTGGGGAACACTTCCAGCCAACGATGCATGTAGGTGTGATAGAGGGAAATGGCGACCGGTCTATAGGATTCATTAATGGTACCGTCGGGTCGCATAACGAGCTCCTCGAACGTACGCGCTActtgctgttgctgttgttgctgctgttgcggCGTGCCGTTGGTCAGTGTAGATGCGGTCGCAGCGTGCGTGCGCAATTGCGTGTAATCCGATATCGCCCGGGTGACCGGTTCCCGCACGATCAGCAGCAACTTGACGCTGCCGTTCATCGCGCGGATTCTCTCGGGCACCTCGGGCGTCACGAAGTAACTGGGGCTCTTCTCGATCGTGATCTGTCCCTTGAAGGAGTAGGGCATCTTGCGGCGATACCATTCCAGACCCTTCCCGTAGTTGTCGTCACGGTCGAAGAAGTGGACCTCACCGGCCGCCTTCTGTATCTGCGGGTGCAGGAAGAGCATCTCCAGCAGTGCCCTCGTGCCGCATTTGCGTACGCCGATTATGATGGCCTGGGGAAGATGGCGATTCGTGCGCGGGAAGTGAACCTTGGAGTTGGAGAAGAGGAGAGGCGGCGTCGCGTGTACCTGTCGTAAATCCATCGTACATGACACAGCCGTCCCTCTCTGTCTTTGGAAGCATTAGCGACATGCAATTTTTGTTTACGAGCCACGTGCTCGAGCCACGTACCTGAGACACCAGTTCCACCGTGCGTCCTTCGACGGCGGAAACCGCATGGAGGCTGTAAACGGCGCTGTCGTAGAGTATGTGGAAGGTGAGGAAGAGGGACAGCAGGGCGACTGATAAAAAAGCGACGGCCATTTTCGATCTGGATACGCCGACCACCAAAATGCAATCCGACGCGTCACCCTCGGCCAGCCTCATGGCGGAGCGGGGCATCCACCTGCGGCAGATATGGAGAAACGCCTGTCTCTCGTCTGATATTCAAAGTACCTCGACACCCTGCAGCTCTCTCGAGCACGAACCTCCCTTCTGAAAGCTACCCTCTCGCCGCCTCCCTCGCCAGTTCCCAAAGGGCAATCGCGTTTCTTTCCCTCGTTTCTCCCTTCTCTCAGCACGCAACAGCGCCGTTAGTTACGGACGACGTCTCTAATCTATTCTTTCTTCGCCGAGGCGCGGTAGGAATGATTAAGTCTCACCGTGATCGTCGATTATTACAGTGCACCGTGCACGCGGATACGGTGCACGGATACCCCACGGGCGTCCAATTTACGGGTCATTACAACTTGAGTTCTAAGATCCCATTTATCGGGAAACGAATCAGAGGGGAGAGTGTGTGCCGAGAGAGTAACAGATTATTTAACACACAGGTTGCGGCTCATTTTCCGCACAATATTCTAACTAAGGGAGTCGAAACAATTTCGGCCCACCGCAATGGCTCGTGACCGATAATTATGCAGCTGATTGGCATTTACACGAAACGCTACGGCTGCCGGTGCAAATTTATCGCGGGAACGCTCGCGTGACAGACGAACAAAGCGGTTGTCAATGCCGCGCTCGCTAATTTCGTTCTCCATTGAATGCGGGCTCTCTCTGAAGCATCGATCGGTGGATTTACCGGCGTTCCACGAGTCATACGTTAAGATTTCATGGCTCTCCCCGCCGAATGATAAATCATCGACCCGCATGCTGTCCCGTGAGCGAAAAATAATGGGCGATTAAGCTTGAACCATCCTGTGTAAGACACACCGTACGTTATATATTTACGTAACTCTTCCGGTATATATGTTTATCGATAATTATAT comes from the Solenopsis invicta isolate M01_SB chromosome 14, UNIL_Sinv_3.0, whole genome shotgun sequence genome and includes:
- the LOC105207583 gene encoding heparan sulfate glucosamine 3-O-sulfotransferase 5, yielding MPNKARPRQEWSPQSPIDVLWMPRSAMRLAEGDASDCILVVGVSRSKMAVAFLSVALLSLFLTFHILYDSAVYSLHAVSAVEGRTVELVSQVHATPPLLFSNSKVHFPRTNRHLPQAIIIGVRKCGTRALLEMLFLHPQIQKAAGEVHFFDRDDNYGKGLEWYRRKMPYSFKGQITIEKSPSYFVTPEVPERIRAMNGSVKLLLIVREPVTRAISDYTQLRTHAATASTLTNGTPQQQQQQQQQVARTFEELVMRPDGTINESYRPVAISLYHTYMHRWLEVFPREQILIVNGDQLIEDPVPQLRRIENFLGLEPRIGRHNFYFNHTKGFYCLRNDTSEKCLKESKGRRHPRVSPVVVTKLRKFFNEHNQRFYELVGEDLGWPEE